The following are encoded in a window of Kitasatospora fiedleri genomic DNA:
- a CDS encoding ATP-binding protein encodes MPTDHAQPPYRLTAATPRPHHDTTALVDQLLAEQLKSEGHEEPAPRERQAPPERLRLGDRVLLDRDDGTLPGRGPGARYSRRRLRTPAVHGTDQLTLTLASDTADGPTRLRIEAEHLPAGPTVTPPGRVPVPDLVRSLLPLLDAAEGPVPLAVAPRLLAPADLDGLIDELCDPERRLPTVVASVPPAVPVDRWQQQVLDPLVRQLPGLASLYVLGHGALPRFNLALEYHKVYGGAVRTFLPEVDPASRADAARHPVLPRGRIDENPRRAAALLAREPRRIAAELPLPAPLAAVPELWLPPEARKAPAPPRAAVERPPVRLERCRLRIETPREPRRARCGTGPASFGELVDRFSEFALLEFTGDSKETLALDGQSEADGWARLTWDGLTALQEYADAAVRGEAGGDFKQWCEHTPPGCHRFPPRKAVRGESRTVASHGKWKRQRMLPVPPDVDSSCRAFMGAHLRIGGGGTAPRVHYLDDCSGSGRIYVGYIGLHLTNTRTN; translated from the coding sequence ATGCCCACCGACCACGCCCAGCCACCGTACCGGCTGACGGCAGCGACACCCCGCCCGCACCACGACACCACCGCCCTCGTCGACCAACTCCTCGCCGAACAGCTGAAGTCCGAGGGCCACGAGGAGCCCGCGCCCCGCGAGCGACAGGCCCCGCCCGAGCGACTACGCCTCGGCGACCGGGTCCTGCTGGACCGCGACGACGGCACACTGCCCGGCCGCGGTCCCGGGGCCCGCTACAGCCGCCGCCGACTGCGCACGCCCGCCGTGCACGGCACCGACCAACTGACCCTCACCCTCGCCTCCGACACCGCCGACGGACCGACCAGGCTGCGCATCGAGGCCGAACACCTCCCCGCCGGCCCGACCGTCACCCCACCCGGGCGGGTGCCCGTCCCCGACCTGGTCCGCAGCCTGCTGCCCCTGCTCGACGCCGCCGAGGGCCCGGTGCCACTGGCCGTCGCGCCCCGGCTGCTGGCACCCGCCGACCTGGACGGCCTGATCGACGAACTCTGCGACCCGGAACGGCGGTTGCCCACCGTGGTGGCCAGCGTCCCGCCCGCCGTGCCGGTCGACCGCTGGCAGCAGCAGGTGCTCGACCCGCTGGTGCGCCAACTCCCCGGCCTGGCCTCGCTGTACGTGCTCGGGCACGGCGCGCTGCCCCGGTTCAACCTGGCCCTGGAGTACCACAAGGTGTACGGCGGCGCGGTCCGCACCTTCCTGCCCGAGGTCGACCCGGCCTCCCGGGCCGACGCCGCCCGCCACCCCGTCCTGCCGCGCGGCCGGATCGACGAGAACCCGCGCCGCGCCGCCGCCCTGCTGGCCCGCGAGCCGCGCCGGATCGCCGCCGAACTGCCGCTGCCCGCGCCGCTGGCCGCCGTCCCCGAACTCTGGCTGCCGCCCGAGGCGCGCAAGGCGCCCGCCCCGCCCCGGGCCGCGGTCGAACGCCCGCCGGTGCGGCTGGAGCGCTGCCGGCTGCGGATCGAGACACCGCGCGAACCGCGCCGCGCCCGGTGCGGCACCGGCCCCGCCAGCTTCGGTGAACTCGTGGACCGATTCAGCGAGTTCGCGCTGCTGGAGTTCACCGGCGACAGCAAGGAGACGCTCGCCCTGGACGGCCAGAGCGAGGCCGACGGCTGGGCCCGGCTCACCTGGGACGGCCTGACCGCGCTCCAGGAGTACGCGGACGCCGCCGTGCGCGGCGAGGCCGGCGGCGACTTCAAGCAGTGGTGCGAGCACACCCCGCCCGGCTGCCACCGCTTCCCGCCGCGCAAGGCGGTCCGCGGCGAGTCCCGCACCGTCGCCAGCCACGGCAAGTGGAAGCGCCAGCGGATGCTGCCCGTCCCGCCCGACGTCGACTCCTCCTGTCGCGCGTTCATGGGCGCCCACCTGCGGATCGGCGGCGGCGGCACCGCCCCCCGGGTGCACTACCTGGACGACTGCTCCGGCAGCGGCCGGATCTACGTCGGCTACATCGGGCTGCACCTGACCAACACCCGCACCAACTGA